One window of Clarias gariepinus isolate MV-2021 ecotype Netherlands chromosome 21, CGAR_prim_01v2, whole genome shotgun sequence genomic DNA carries:
- the LOC128509730 gene encoding immunoglobulin kappa light chain-like, with protein sequence MVQFLSLHVFLCAMGLLSETLCSLTLEAEAGDKVTIWCKHDLTDTGYIFWYKHTSDSVPLLMGCKQFFTSAPSKACHFFNESEGIVMSVHDKNTSLTITAVNVSDTGLYYCGYMEQNQIIYSDSIYLSMKGSDSPPVFFILTVLFGAVIVILLIVLIFIVLKHKVGHESSKNEKSLQ encoded by the exons ATGGTTCAGTTTTTATCTCTGCATGTGTTTCTCTGTGCCATGG GTTTGCTCTCAGAGACTCTGTGCTCTTTAACTTTGGAGGCAGAAGCTGGAGATAAAGTCACTATTTGGTGCAAACATGATCTGACTGACACAGGTTACATCTTCTGGTATAAACACACAAGTGATTCAGTTCCACTTCTTATGGGGTGTAAACAGTTTTTTACATCAGCTCCATCAAAAGCGTGTCACTTCTTTAATGAAAGTGAAGGAATAGTGATGTCAGTTCATGACAAGAACACGTCTCTCACCATCACTGCAGTAAACGTCTCTGATACAGGACTCTATTACTGCGGGTACATGGAACAGAATCAGATTATATATAGTGATTCAATCTACTTAAGCATGAAAG gttcagACTCTCCACCTGTGTTCTTCATACTGACTGTGTTGTTTGGTGCAGTGATTGTGATTCTTCTTATTGTCCTAATCTTCATTGTACTGAAGCATAAAG TAGGTCATGAATCATCCAAAAATGAG AAAAGCTTACAgtaa